The Metabacillus litoralis genome contains a region encoding:
- a CDS encoding bifunctional diguanylate cyclase/phosphodiesterase, which translates to MIEEHTRYSRLAHITKLINTKLELHEVLGHVVTAISEEIFRCDSVGIYLPQEDGTYRGYVGKPEYINGATLDMHVIDPKKDLLANEVLETKESIYIPDTSKDSRPDRRAVEAFKITSLLALPINYEDEVYGLVFLFNYGVYMNLKDTEIQAVEAYVNMAAVAIRNANNLSKKENLISEKQLLIDVTKELSLCSTLNEVLDKCFSYVGKVLKNKNIGAHLLDPVAEKQIKPASLSKESDWTEEAWMKTHNVINIDHSTDKLFQEVIKTKKAVLIPDVYRDPRPNHDACRSFGIKGILMLPIVTMGEILGLLAIVNLGQKERVYTQAEIQLAQSIVEATASVLSHIIYMEKQELIIKKRTYELTEKNTELEAVVGELQRLSREKELILNSAGDGIVGVNIEGNISFCNPASESILGYREKELIGKPYKIFFNNSDQNLQKPGNKGNGVTTSTDAIFIRKDGSNCPVEYSSTPIKEEKKLVGYVVTFKDITYRKQMEEKINYHAYYDSLTNLPNRLLLKDRLDQGLAYAQLHKEKLAVLFLDLDRFKTINDMLGHSYGDLLLRMVAKRLKECAYNGCTVSRQGGDEFTIILPVARNEFEIREFAENIISAFEESFDLNGNEIFVKASIGISLFPQDGEKADDLIKKADTAMYKAKELSGNDYQFYTSSMDKRTMDNVKLETSLYRALDLNEFLVVYQPQFDYKHKRIIGVEALLRWNHSSKGMISPGQFIPLAEETGLIVQIGEWVLKQSCRQLKEWQEKGYKHFTMSVNVSAQQFNKKDFVTMVKSTLAETQLNPRYLELELTENLIIQNTEETLSKMSELKKLGIKISIDDFGTGYSSLGYLRNFPINTLKIDRSFINDVCHDSKNAAITNTIITLAHNLNLDVIAEGVETKDQIDFLLSSDCHLVQGFYFSPPVKADDFFEKYLN; encoded by the coding sequence ATGATTGAAGAACACACGAGATACTCACGTCTCGCACATATTACAAAATTAATTAATACAAAACTAGAATTGCATGAAGTGTTAGGGCATGTTGTAACAGCTATATCTGAGGAAATCTTCCGGTGTGATTCAGTTGGAATATACCTCCCTCAAGAAGATGGAACATATCGGGGTTATGTTGGTAAGCCTGAGTATATTAATGGTGCCACATTGGATATGCATGTAATTGATCCTAAGAAAGACCTCCTTGCAAATGAGGTCCTTGAAACAAAGGAAAGTATTTATATTCCTGATACGTCAAAGGATTCTAGGCCTGACCGTAGAGCGGTCGAAGCATTTAAAATAACTTCTCTATTAGCACTGCCTATTAATTATGAAGATGAAGTATACGGTCTTGTGTTTCTATTTAACTATGGAGTTTATATGAACCTTAAAGATACTGAGATTCAGGCAGTAGAAGCTTATGTAAATATGGCTGCAGTTGCCATAAGAAATGCGAACAATCTATCTAAAAAGGAAAATCTTATTTCAGAAAAACAACTTCTTATTGATGTTACAAAGGAACTGTCTCTTTGTTCTACTTTAAATGAAGTATTGGATAAATGTTTTTCATATGTAGGAAAAGTGTTGAAAAATAAAAATATTGGGGCTCATTTATTAGATCCTGTTGCAGAAAAACAAATTAAGCCAGCGAGTCTTAGTAAAGAAAGTGATTGGACAGAAGAAGCTTGGATGAAAACTCATAATGTTATAAACATCGATCATTCAACAGATAAACTTTTTCAAGAGGTTATAAAAACGAAAAAGGCTGTGTTAATCCCTGATGTTTATCGCGACCCACGTCCTAATCATGATGCGTGCCGTTCATTTGGTATTAAAGGTATTCTTATGCTGCCAATTGTAACAATGGGTGAAATATTGGGTTTACTAGCTATTGTAAATCTAGGACAAAAAGAACGTGTTTACACACAAGCTGAAATTCAGTTAGCACAGTCTATTGTAGAAGCGACTGCGTCTGTTTTATCACATATCATTTATATGGAGAAACAGGAACTTATCATAAAGAAGAGAACCTATGAGTTAACAGAAAAAAATACGGAGCTTGAGGCTGTTGTTGGAGAATTACAACGTTTAAGTCGCGAAAAGGAATTAATTCTAAATTCGGCAGGAGATGGAATTGTTGGTGTTAACATTGAAGGTAACATCTCTTTTTGTAATCCAGCTTCCGAATCAATATTAGGTTATCGTGAAAAGGAATTAATCGGTAAGCCGTATAAAATCTTTTTTAATAATAGTGATCAAAATCTACAAAAGCCGGGAAATAAAGGTAACGGTGTAACAACCTCTACAGATGCAATATTTATTCGTAAAGATGGATCAAACTGTCCGGTCGAATATTCCTCAACGCCAATTAAAGAAGAAAAAAAGCTAGTTGGCTACGTTGTAACATTTAAAGACATTACGTATCGAAAGCAAATGGAAGAAAAAATAAACTACCATGCTTATTATGACAGTTTAACAAATCTTCCTAATCGACTGTTATTAAAAGATCGACTTGATCAAGGATTAGCATATGCACAGTTGCACAAAGAAAAACTAGCGGTGCTGTTTTTAGATTTAGACCGATTTAAAACCATTAATGATATGCTAGGTCATAGTTATGGTGATTTGTTATTAAGAATGGTAGCAAAAAGATTAAAAGAATGTGCTTACAATGGCTGCACAGTTTCACGTCAAGGTGGAGATGAGTTTACTATTATATTACCTGTAGCACGAAATGAATTCGAAATAAGGGAATTCGCAGAAAATATTATCTCTGCTTTTGAGGAATCTTTTGATCTTAATGGAAATGAGATTTTTGTTAAGGCTAGTATTGGCATCAGCTTGTTTCCTCAAGACGGTGAGAAAGCTGATGATTTAATTAAAAAAGCTGATACAGCTATGTATAAGGCTAAGGAACTTTCAGGGAATGATTATCAATTTTATACTTCGTCAATGGACAAGCGGACAATGGATAATGTTAAACTGGAAACGTCCTTATATCGTGCGTTGGATCTTAATGAGTTCCTTGTAGTGTATCAACCGCAATTTGATTATAAGCATAAGAGAATTATTGGAGTGGAAGCACTTCTTAGATGGAATCACAGTTCAAAAGGAATGATTTCGCCAGGACAGTTTATTCCACTTGCCGAAGAAACAGGGCTCATTGTGCAAATAGGTGAATGGGTACTTAAACAATCATGCAGACAACTTAAGGAATGGCAAGAAAAAGGATATAAACATTTCACAATGTCTGTTAATGTATCGGCTCAACAATTTAATAAAAAAGACTTTGTCACTATGGTTAAGAGTACCTTAGCAGAAACACAACTGAATCCTCGTTATTTAGAACTTGAGTTAACTGAAAACTTGATTATCCAAAATACTGAGGAAACCCTATCTAAGATGTCTGAACTTAAAAAATTAGGCATTAAGATTTCAATAGATGATTTTGGAACAGGATACTCATCACTAGGATATTTAAGGAACTTTCCAATCAATACGTTAAAAATTGATCGATCCTTTATTAATGATGTTTGTCACGATTCAAAAAATGCAGCAATAACCAATACAATTATTACATTAGCGCACAATTTAAACTTAGATGTTATTGCTGAAGGTGTGGAAACCAAAGATCAAATTGATTTTCTCTTATCAAGTGATTGTCACCTTGTGCAAGGTTTCTATTTTTCACCACCTGTAAAAGCAGATGATTTTTTTGAAAAGTATTTAAATTAG
- a CDS encoding thiamine pyrophosphate-binding protein: MKAIRAVLNYFHNGGVKYIFGIPAGSVNAFFDELYDLPEITPIVTKHEGAASYMAASYAKYSQSLSVCIGCSGPGGTNLVTGAANAMREHLPVLFITGAVPVNTVGLNASQELNAQPVFEPVTKFSATVNRSDELMDIVEEAVNIAMSGVPGPVHVAIPIDIQLEMVDEIIKIPEFPVMKKVVPQQESVVKTAQKLLQHQDGIIFVGQGAGQAVAEVIELAELLNMSIICSPQAKGLMEDSHPLFKGVFGFAGHDKASEIVNESQGDTLLVVGSSLGETATNNWNVNLTKNREVIQIDFDSTVFNRKYQVNIPLVGDCKLTLRAIIEEVKKHINDQHVYFKKEEFFELEHHLEEFNSQNVLVALQKCLPESTRYTIDIGEFMSYVIHYMKVKEPHTFDINVHFGAMGTGIGTAIGSKLAEPERDVVCITGDGCFFMHGMEILTAKEYELPILFVVMNNARLGMVYHGHNLQYQRSHSRFEQKAVSIAAVAESMGISSACVQRMEDLTPELILRLQSEKGPSVLEIQLVDQNIPPMGDRVKFLSSFGK, encoded by the coding sequence ATGAAGGCAATTCGTGCTGTGCTTAATTATTTTCATAATGGTGGAGTGAAATATATATTTGGAATTCCAGCAGGGTCTGTGAATGCGTTTTTTGATGAGCTGTATGATCTCCCAGAGATAACTCCTATTGTTACAAAGCATGAAGGAGCAGCTTCGTATATGGCTGCTTCTTATGCTAAATATTCTCAGAGTTTAAGTGTTTGTATAGGATGTAGTGGACCAGGTGGGACAAACTTAGTTACAGGTGCAGCAAATGCAATGCGAGAGCATCTACCCGTTTTGTTTATAACTGGTGCTGTTCCTGTAAATACTGTTGGACTTAATGCATCGCAAGAGCTAAATGCCCAACCAGTATTTGAGCCTGTTACGAAGTTTAGTGCCACTGTAAACCGTTCTGATGAACTTATGGACATTGTTGAAGAAGCGGTAAACATTGCCATGTCAGGTGTTCCGGGGCCAGTTCATGTTGCAATCCCAATCGATATTCAGCTTGAGATGGTTGATGAAATTATTAAAATACCTGAATTCCCGGTCATGAAAAAGGTCGTTCCTCAACAAGAAAGTGTAGTTAAAACTGCCCAAAAGTTACTACAACATCAAGATGGAATTATTTTTGTCGGACAAGGAGCAGGACAGGCTGTTGCTGAAGTAATTGAATTAGCAGAACTTCTAAATATGTCGATTATTTGTTCTCCACAAGCAAAAGGTTTAATGGAAGACAGTCATCCGCTGTTTAAAGGAGTATTTGGTTTTGCTGGCCATGACAAGGCTTCTGAGATTGTTAACGAGAGCCAAGGGGATACTCTTCTCGTTGTTGGTTCAAGCTTAGGTGAAACTGCTACAAATAATTGGAATGTTAATTTAACAAAAAATAGAGAAGTTATTCAAATTGATTTTGATTCAACTGTATTTAATCGTAAATACCAAGTTAATATACCTCTAGTAGGGGATTGTAAGTTAACATTACGTGCAATCATTGAAGAGGTGAAAAAGCATATTAATGATCAACATGTTTATTTCAAGAAAGAAGAGTTTTTCGAACTCGAACATCATTTGGAAGAGTTTAACTCTCAAAATGTGTTAGTAGCTCTACAAAAATGTTTACCAGAGTCTACTCGATATACAATTGACATTGGCGAATTCATGTCATATGTTATTCATTACATGAAGGTAAAAGAACCTCATACATTTGATATTAATGTCCATTTTGGTGCCATGGGTACTGGAATAGGAACAGCAATAGGTAGTAAATTAGCTGAACCTGAAAGAGATGTTGTCTGTATAACAGGTGACGGTTGTTTCTTTATGCATGGCATGGAAATATTAACAGCAAAGGAATATGAGTTACCTATCCTGTTTGTTGTGATGAATAATGCACGTCTTGGTATGGTTTATCATGGACATAACTTGCAATATCAACGATCACATTCGCGCTTTGAACAGAAAGCAGTGAGTATTGCAGCAGTAGCAGAATCAATGGGTATATCCAGTGCTTGTGTTCAACGAATGGAAGATTTAACACCAGAACTCATTCTAAGGCTACAGTCTGAAAAGGGTCCTTCTGTATTGGAAATTCAACTTGTTGATCAAAATATTCCACCAATGGGTGATCGAGTTAAATTTCTTTCATCGTTTGGAAAATAA
- a CDS encoding class D sortase, translating to MVTRIVSYLSIGLILVGITVFIYQTYWITIGFQSINEQEVEASYSPPQQGKTIKTVNPAPPEEGTKIGLLTIPKLDRTLPIFQGTSEEILKKGVGHISSTPLPGEDSNSVLSAHRDTFFRQLDSLVVGDKLIVNRSDLSFMYKIKKIRIVNKNDKTVIVPKPKSTLTLTTCYPFTYIGPAPQRYIIEAELITKPKIEQ from the coding sequence ATGGTTACTAGGATTGTCTCTTATCTTTCTATCGGGCTCATCTTAGTTGGAATCACCGTTTTTATCTATCAAACCTATTGGATTACAATTGGATTTCAATCGATAAACGAACAAGAGGTAGAAGCATCCTATTCTCCACCTCAACAAGGTAAAACAATAAAAACTGTAAATCCTGCCCCTCCTGAAGAAGGTACAAAAATAGGACTATTAACTATTCCTAAGCTCGATAGAACACTGCCTATTTTTCAGGGAACAAGTGAAGAAATTCTAAAAAAGGGTGTTGGTCATATCTCATCAACACCCTTACCTGGCGAGGATAGTAACTCAGTCTTATCAGCACATCGCGATACCTTTTTTCGTCAACTTGATTCTTTAGTCGTTGGAGATAAACTAATCGTGAATCGTTCAGATTTGTCTTTTATGTACAAAATTAAAAAGATTAGAATTGTCAATAAAAACGATAAAACGGTCATTGTTCCGAAACCAAAAAGTACGTTAACACTTACAACCTGCTATCCTTTCACCTATATCGGACCAGCACCACAACGATACATTATTGAAGCCGAATTAATTACCAAGCCAAAAATCGAACAATAA